In Ureibacillus thermophilus, the genomic stretch ATTTTCATTATAATGTTTTAAGCAGTGTAGGTACTTCTAAACAAATTAATGTGAGTGGAGCTCAAATTGAAATTGATGGCGGTTATGAAAGTCACTCAAACTTTGTTTTAATTGAAGCCAAAAAGCAGAAAGTTAAAAATTTTAATATCCGTCAATTATATTATCCATATCGGGTATGGAAAGGAAGAATCAATAAAACGATTAAACCGGTTTTCTTTACGATTTCTAATGATGTATTTTATTTTTTTGAATTTAAATTTGAAGATGATAATATATTCAATTCTATTTCTTTAGTTAAACAGAAAAGCTACACCGTGAATTATGAAAAAATCACACAACAAGATGTAGATTATGTAGTAAATAGAGCAACAACATTTGTTTCAGAACCTAAAGTACCATTCCCACAAGCAGATGATTTTACAAAGGTTATCGATTTACTTTCTTATCTTTATGAACGGGATATGACTAAAGATGATATTGCAGAACAACTAGACTTTGATAAAAGACAATCTGATTACTATTACAATAGTTGCCTTTATTTGGGATTAGCTAATAAGTATACGAATGAAGAAGGAACATTTGCTACATTAAACGATAAAGGAAGAGAAATAGTGCGTCTTCCTTTTAGACAAAAGCGATTAGCTCTTGCAGAATTAATTTTGCAACATGAGATATTTAAAGAAATATATGATAAGACTGTCACAGAAGGAGAAGTAAGTACAGACTACATTGTCAGTCGAATGAAACATCATAAATTATATAATATTAATTCGGAATCAACATTTAAGAGACGCGCTTCAACAATACGAGGTTGGGTTAAGTGGATAATGGAGTTGCCAAATGATTAGTTTTTCCATTTATATTTTGTGGGGCTAGTTAAAATAACTAGTTCTTTTTTTATTTATATATAGAACGTATGTTCTTTTTATATTATAATTGAAAAAAATGTAGGGGGTGGCAGATTTGTTAATGACGGTTCCTTCAAAAAATGGAAATATTTTAATTAGAGAACAAAGTGCTATTTACATAAGCAATATAATTGAACATAAAAAGGTAGAAGGAGGACCTTTCGTTAAATGGGCAGGTGGAAAATCAAAGCTAGTAGAAATTATTTTGAATATTGTAGCAAGACATATTAATTTAGATGAAATTGAACATTATATTGAGCCTTTTGTGGGTGGAGGAGCTATGTTTTTTTATTTGGCATCCCGTTATCAATTTAAGTCGTATACTATCATAGACATTAATTTGGATCTTATAAATGCTTATAGAGCAATTAAAGAAAATCCAATTTTGTTAGTAAAAGAAATGGATAAAATCCAAAATAAATATAATGATTTCTCATGTTTTAATGATAAAGAGATGTTTTATTATGAAATTCGAGATAAATATAATAACTATGCTAATAAAGAAAATTTATTTGAATTTATAGACTTTAACCGGGCGGCTCAATTTATTTTTTTAAATAAGTCCGGTTTTAATGGATTATATAGAGTAAATAAATCTGGTGATTATAATGTTCCATTTGGCAAAAAAGAAAAAATAAAAATTTACTGTATTTTGCAATAGAAAAGTGCAGAGAAATGCAATTAAAAATGCAGAGGTTTGCCACCCATTTAATTCCTTTTCGACAATGCGTGGGACAGTCTATAGTGAGAAACTAATAAACTAGCTAGAGCTTCTAATCGTTTTCGTCGAATAATTAAATTATCTACCAACAAAAATTCTTTAATTCTTCCCGGTAAATACTTATGATAGCGCGAATATTCTACAACCCTTGGTTTATGAATCCATGTTTTAATTATTGAAAGCCATGGTAATGCTTTTCGCTTTTTCATATATGGCCGATAGTCATCCAATAATATCTCCCCATTAGGTGAAACAATCTTTAATTGATCCCATGTTAATATCATTTGTAATTGACTATAGTTGCCACCCTTAGGGACATGAACCAACGTCTGATCCACTTTCACTTCATTATATTTGTTTACTTTAACAAGATGCTCTTTAAATACAGGATAGGGCTTTTCCGGTAATGCTAGAAGATAATCCCGTTCTTCCTGCCATAAGTCCTCAATACGTACGTTTTTGGCATAATGAATTCTATTTCTGTCCGCCTCTAATTTATGAAATAATTGATTAGTTAAACCCTCATAGCTGTCCATTATTGGAGCTGAAGTAAAAAAGTTATAGCGTATATATCCAACTTTATTCTCAACATTTCCTTTTTCATGGCCACTTCTTGGATTGCATACCTGCACATCAAAGCCATAATAATGCTGAAATTGAACAAATTCATCAGTTAATTGTGCTTCTTCATTTTTTGTCCTTTTTTTCTTCACAGCGGGGGTCAAATTATCGATTCTTATCCTTTTAGGTACTCCCCCAACCTGTTTAAAAAGAATATTGAGACCATGTAAGAAGCATTCTTGATTTTCAGCTGGTAACGGTACTGCAAATCCAGCATTACTATGAGGAAACGTCATAACTAAAGCATGAATATCCACAATTTCTCCATCTTGTACAGCTTCCATTACTCCAAAGTCTACTTGAGCTTCACCCGGAGGATGTTCTAATCTTTCATACCCTTTATCCTTTTCTTCTTGGTGAGTATTCATCCATTCAGAGATAAAGTAACAAACAGTACGATAAGAACCTTGGAAACCCATTTCCTTTAGTTCTTCAAATATTTGTTTCTTTGTTCTTCTTAATTTTTTCCTTAACTTTAAATCCTCAAAAAGCCAATCTGAAACAATTACTCCCCACTTTTCCTCATACATCATCCCTTTCTTTTTAAATGATTTCTGTTTAGGGAGTTGATCTTCATCCGCATACTTCTTAGCTGTTCGCCAATTAATTCCCATTGTTCTTTGTATTTCTGAAATAGATAAACCTTTGTTATTTCTTAAATGTTTGATACAATTAATATCAGACATTGCTAGCATCCTTTCTTACCTCCACTACCAATTGCTTGACACAATTACTGTAGTGGGACTTGGGGTGACTGGCAAGTCTTTTTTTGTTTATGCACAGAAATTTAGTGCAGGACTCTGCATTTTTCCTTTGCAAAGCTCTGCACTTTTATTTTGCCATACACAAATTTACGACGATAAAAATCTTTTAAAAGTTTACGAAGTGTTACAGAAAACAACTATTGTCCATGGGGATTATAGACAAATTGCAGATTATTTAAAAAGGAATACATTTGTATATTTTGATCCGCCATATAGACCGATATCGAATACCTCTTCCTTTACTGCTTATAATCATAATGGTTTTAATGATGAAGACCAAATAGCTTTGGCTCAATTTTGCATGCAACTATACATTCAAGGAATTCGTTTTGCATTAAGTAACTCCGACCCGCATAATACAGATCCATCTGACGATTTTTTTGACGATTTATATAAAGGATTTAATATTTATCGCATAAGTGCACCAAGACAAATTGCTGCCGAATCTAAAAGTAGGAATAGAGTGACAGAGCTCTTAATTGTGGGATAAATCTATCTAAATAAAAATGTTGGGTATACTTTTTGTTAAGAGAATATTCAACGTTTTTTTATATACCTCAGATAAATCTCTTATAATTAATAGATATCAAAAAGAGAAATTTGTTTTGCAATAATCATAGGGCACATTCACCTTGTTTTTGTTTGTTTAGTCACTTACCATTATAACGAAATTTGTGAAGGTGCCTATTTTTTATAAACTATAATTCTTTGAAAATCAAGGGTTAGGAATTTGAATTAACATAATAATATATATTAAAAAAATAACAAAAATATATTTAAGAATATTTTAAATATTAAAATAATAACAATTGAATAAAGGTGATGATGATTTTATTCATCCCAAAAGGCGGTTGTAAAACCACGAAATCAAATTAGCTACTTTCACATGATTTCAGCTAATCCATCTATTTTTCAGCAATGGTCAGTTGCAAGAGGTGGCTCAGACAATCTATAAGTCCTAAAATTTTATTATGCAATTAGTCATAACAAATTTACAAATTTATGAAATTAAATTAAAATATGATAATTCTACACCGATAAATAATGAAAAGATTTCCGTTTTTAACGTGCAAGAAACGTAAATAGTTAAGTATACTTTTAGGTAGAAACAATGCCGAAACCCGGAACTGCGATTTTTTCATTAATGGAAATAGTGTTTCTTTATATCATGGGGAACATTTATGGATATTTCAATCATATAAAAAAAAAGAGTATTATCTTTTTAGCCGATTGGCAGGATTTCATCAGGCTACCCTAGGTAATATCTTTTTCCTGAAAAGACCTCAATAACCCTCTCATCGTTCAAAGCAGCTTTCGAAAGTCGATTTCTTTTATCCATTGAAGGGGAGAAGTGAATGGAGTATAAACAATCTATAGATCCCGATGTATTGGAATTGGTATGGAATAATTCAACCGTTGCCTTGTTTACTGTTGATTATGAGGGGAAAATCTTAGTGGCGAATCCTGCCTTTACAAAGCTGCTTGGATGGAAACCGGAAGATTTTCAAACCCACGCTCATTTTCAAGATCAAAAGGAATATGCCCAATTAATAAGCACCTTAAAGAGCGGAAAAAATGTCCCGTTTTACATTACAAAACGAAAATGTAAAGATGGCAGAGTATTGGATATCTTGGCTTCCTATGGGATTGTAAATGATGGCGAAATACTGGCGGTGGGTGTATACAAAGACTTTATGGAGCAGATGGAAATTCAGCGGAAATTGGTGTTAAGCCAAGAATGTTACCGCAATTTATTGGATCATTTTCCTTATGCCATTTTTTTATTGGAGGACGATGCAATTATCTATACCAACCAGGCTGGCCTCCATCTTGTCGGTGCAAGCATTCAAGATGAGGTAATCGGATTGTCCATCGAGGAATTGCTGCCCCTGGAAGAATACCTCTCTTTAAAAGAAGGAAGTCAAACAACTGCTCTTTTAAAAAGGATGGATGGAGAATTCCTGTGGGTAGAAATGACGAAGAGGAAAGTTTTGTTTGAACAGGAATATGTAAGCCAACTTGTCATGAGGGATATTACCGAACAGAAAAATTATGAGGAACAATTAAAATATTTTGCCTATCACGATCCATTAACAGGTGTGTTCAATCGACTGTATTTTACGAATGAAATCAAAAAAAAAATCGAAGAAGCTAGCCGGAATAATTTTATGTTTGGCATCATGTTTATTGATTTGGATGATTTTAAAAAGGTGAACGATTCTTTTGGGCATGATGCAGGCGACCAATTATTAGTCAAATTTGCGAATCGTATAAAAAAGAATATACGGGAAGGAGATATTCTTTGCCGTATAGGCGGGGATGAGTTTCTAGTTTTGATAAAAAATATTCGAGGAAAGCAAACGCTAGAGAAAATTGCACAGAGGCTGCAAAATACATTTCAAGTGCCGTATCAGGTAGGGAATCATTCTATCGTTGTGACATCCAGCATTGGCATCGCCATATTCCCTCAAGATGGCATAGATGAAAAAACATTGATTAAACGTTCCGATCAAGCTTTGTATCAAGCCAAGAAACTAAGAAATGGATTTCAGTTTTATCAGGAATCGCAATAAGCGGAAGAGCATATTTCATTTTTGATAAAGGGAAATTCAGTCTTTTGAATACGGCCTTTTAGGCATATTTATCAGCATAGGATTCCATTCATCCCTCAAATCGTATATGATAAAGAAAACTTTGAAAGAAGCGGGGAAATCGTATGCACATTAAAATGGATGAAGAAGTAAAAAAGAGGATACGTTCAAAGGGCAATCAGTTAACCGTTCAATTGCTGGAAGTGCAAGGCTGCTGCGCTCCAACGGTTCAAGAACTTGTCGTATCATCATTTAAGCCGAAAAAAATGCAGCAATACCAGGAATTCATTGTAGAGGATATATCCGTCTATGTGCAAAAACCCCTTCTCATGAATGAAAAATTAACCCTTCAAATGAAGGGATTTGGCCTATTCAAGACAATATCAGCCAAAGTGGAGTAAAACGCCAGGGAAACATTCAAAAAGTTTCCCTTATTTCTTTTTGAAATTGCTTGAATGAATGGAATCTACTTCTTCGCCATTTAAACAAGTGGTGTAAATTTTGTTGTTTCCTTTCTTAGAAATTTTACTTGGCTTGAGCCTTCCGCAAATTTCGACCTTCCGCATTTCAGGCATTTTTTTGTTTCCATTTCCTCGACCGCCTTATTTTAAGTACGAAAAAACAGCCTGATGGTTTCAAATCATTTAGTAAAATCATGTATAAAAGAAGAAAATTGACGAACCCTAAAATAAAAAAATAGGGTGATTGGATGAAAAAACAGTGGGCAATTAAAATAATGTTCTTAAGCTTCTTCCTTTTTGTTACAGCTTGTGGAGATACAGCGGAACAAATGGATCAAAATGATGAGCAAAAAGAAATTGCAACAGAAGAAGAAACAGAAACGAAAGCTGCTGACGCCATCAAAGATGATACTGGCTCTGTACCGCTCCACTTAAAAATTGCAGAGAATCCAGCGTTCCCAGTGGGCAGCAAAGTGAAAATTTTTGCAAATCATATGGAAGGCATGAAAGGTGCGGAAGGTGTAG encodes the following:
- a CDS encoding DNA adenine methylase; its protein translation is MTGKSFFVYAQKFSAGLCIFPLQSSALLFCHTQIYDDKNLLKVYEVLQKTTIVHGDYRQIADYLKRNTFVYFDPPYRPISNTSSFTAYNHNGFNDEDQIALAQFCMQLYIQGIRFALSNSDPHNTDPSDDFFDDLYKGFNIYRISAPRQIAAESKSRNRVTELLIVG
- a CDS encoding CC/Se motif family (seleno)protein — encoded protein: MHIKMDEEVKKRIRSKGNQLTVQLLEVQGCCAPTVQELVVSSFKPKKMQQYQEFIVEDISVYVQKPLLMNEKLTLQMKGFGLFKTISAKVE
- a CDS encoding type II restriction enzyme, which translates into the protein MGEKKTKNDKAWEELFQKYNILNEIEKNGFYEILADQIREYREPRLMCKFDHKNNLPDIFEKNNLNILPLSTKSYIIGDFKLFEDIKYDEKQKPQQMSIPAYIESVKPTDLYSEASALHCAYITGMIDDFINEESIFAVSGRMGSGDFHYNVLSSVGTSKQINVSGAQIEIDGGYESHSNFVLIEAKKQKVKNFNIRQLYYPYRVWKGRINKTIKPVFFTISNDVFYFFEFKFEDDNIFNSISLVKQKSYTVNYEKITQQDVDYVVNRATTFVSEPKVPFPQADDFTKVIDLLSYLYERDMTKDDIAEQLDFDKRQSDYYYNSCLYLGLANKYTNEEGTFATLNDKGREIVRLPFRQKRLALAELILQHEIFKEIYDKTVTEGEVSTDYIVSRMKHHKLYNINSESTFKRRASTIRGWVKWIMELPND
- the istA gene encoding IS21 family transposase; protein product: MLAMSDINCIKHLRNNKGLSISEIQRTMGINWRTAKKYADEDQLPKQKSFKKKGMMYEEKWGVIVSDWLFEDLKLRKKLRRTKKQIFEELKEMGFQGSYRTVCYFISEWMNTHQEEKDKGYERLEHPPGEAQVDFGVMEAVQDGEIVDIHALVMTFPHSNAGFAVPLPAENQECFLHGLNILFKQVGGVPKRIRIDNLTPAVKKKRTKNEEAQLTDEFVQFQHYYGFDVQVCNPRSGHEKGNVENKVGYIRYNFFTSAPIMDSYEGLTNQLFHKLEADRNRIHYAKNVRIEDLWQEERDYLLALPEKPYPVFKEHLVKVNKYNEVKVDQTLVHVPKGGNYSQLQMILTWDQLKIVSPNGEILLDDYRPYMKKRKALPWLSIIKTWIHKPRVVEYSRYHKYLPGRIKEFLLVDNLIIRRKRLEALASLLVSHYRLSHALSKRN
- a CDS encoding DNA adenine methylase, encoding MTVPSKNGNILIREQSAIYISNIIEHKKVEGGPFVKWAGGKSKLVEIILNIVARHINLDEIEHYIEPFVGGGAMFFYLASRYQFKSYTIIDINLDLINAYRAIKENPILLVKEMDKIQNKYNDFSCFNDKEMFYYEIRDKYNNYANKENLFEFIDFNRAAQFIFLNKSGFNGLYRVNKSGDYNVPFGKKEKIKIYCILQ
- a CDS encoding sensor domain-containing diguanylate cyclase, encoding MEYKQSIDPDVLELVWNNSTVALFTVDYEGKILVANPAFTKLLGWKPEDFQTHAHFQDQKEYAQLISTLKSGKNVPFYITKRKCKDGRVLDILASYGIVNDGEILAVGVYKDFMEQMEIQRKLVLSQECYRNLLDHFPYAIFLLEDDAIIYTNQAGLHLVGASIQDEVIGLSIEELLPLEEYLSLKEGSQTTALLKRMDGEFLWVEMTKRKVLFEQEYVSQLVMRDITEQKNYEEQLKYFAYHDPLTGVFNRLYFTNEIKKKIEEASRNNFMFGIMFIDLDDFKKVNDSFGHDAGDQLLVKFANRIKKNIREGDILCRIGGDEFLVLIKNIRGKQTLEKIAQRLQNTFQVPYQVGNHSIVVTSSIGIAIFPQDGIDEKTLIKRSDQALYQAKKLRNGFQFYQESQ